A genomic region of Anopheles coustani chromosome 3, idAnoCousDA_361_x.2, whole genome shotgun sequence contains the following coding sequences:
- the LOC131272479 gene encoding lysozyme-like: MVSKSIVIASLCCFAIGLGSVQADVSHIAPQAAPAALETPVTDACLACICEASSGCDTAVRCNGDVCGMFQITWAYWADAGKPVQQGDSPDSQNAYANCANEPYCAANTVQGYMRKFGQDCNGDGNIDCFDHAIIHKLGGYNCKNQVPLVYQSKIDECIQRKAIEYGAVRQ, translated from the exons ATGGTTTCCAAATCGATTGTAATCGCTTCCCTTTGCTGCTTTGCCATCGGATTGGGCAGCGTCCAGGCCGATGTATCCCATATTG CTCCACAAGCGGCTCCTGCGGCGCTAGAAACTCCCGTCACCGACGCTTGCCTCGCGTGCATCTGTGAGGCATCCAGTGGTTGCGATACGGCAGTTCGCTGTAACGGAGATGTTTGCGGCATGTTCCAGATCACCTGGGCCTACTGGGCCGATGCTGGCAAACCGGTCCAGCAGGGCGACAGCCCCGACTCGCAGAACG CCTACGCCAACTGCGCCAACGAACCATACTGCGCCGCCAACACCGTCCAGGGTTACATGAGAAAGTTCGGCCAG GACTGCAATGGCGACGGTAACATCGACTGCTTCGACCACGCGATCATCCACAAGCTGGGCGGCTACAACTGCAAGAACCAAGTCCCGCTCGTTTACCAGTCAAAGATCGACGAATGTATCCAGCGTAAGGCCATCGAGTATGGAGCCGTCCGACAGTAA